A section of the Streptococcus oriscaviae genome encodes:
- a CDS encoding metallophosphoesterase: MKKLAIMSDLHIDSNQFGQAEIDTLIQTLQEEEVVHLHLAGDISNHHERASLPFLEHLRQHLDVSYNLGNHDMLGLDEAQIEAENFQLLDIGDRQLLAFHGWYDYSFSDGAYDRILRRKNLWFDRRLNRRKSDQEIVERELEVLESQLQTLDRDRLILAMHFVPHRRFTMWHEKFAPFNAFLGSQAFHELFVRYQIPDVVFGHAHRSYGTVEIEGVRYHARPLGYQREWDLTIDFVNQNPHLNPSQTWNLSKRFNLVKNNPHYLAHKKEKFKDELLGSMTLFEVG; encoded by the coding sequence ATGAAAAAATTGGCCATTATGAGCGACCTGCATATCGACAGCAATCAATTTGGGCAGGCCGAAATCGACACCCTAATTCAGACCCTCCAAGAGGAAGAGGTGGTTCACCTCCACTTGGCAGGGGATATTTCCAACCACCATGAGCGGGCCAGCCTACCCTTTCTGGAACATCTCCGCCAGCACTTGGATGTCAGCTACAATCTGGGCAACCATGACATGCTGGGGCTGGACGAGGCACAGATTGAGGCGGAGAATTTTCAGCTTCTAGACATTGGAGACCGACAACTCCTGGCCTTTCATGGCTGGTATGACTATTCCTTTTCTGACGGGGCATATGATAGGATTCTAAGGCGGAAAAACCTCTGGTTTGACCGCCGTTTGAACCGAAGAAAAAGCGACCAAGAAATCGTGGAGCGAGAACTGGAAGTCCTGGAAAGCCAGCTACAGACCTTGGACAGGGACCGGCTGATCCTGGCCATGCACTTTGTCCCCCACCGCCGCTTTACCATGTGGCATGAGAAGTTTGCCCCTTTCAACGCCTTTCTGGGCAGTCAGGCCTTTCATGAGCTCTTTGTTCGCTACCAGATTCCCGATGTGGTCTTTGGCCATGCCCACCGCTCCTATGGCACAGTCGAAATCGAGGGCGTCCGCTACCACGCAAGGCCCCTTGGCTACCAGCGCGAGTGGGACCTGACCATCGACTTTGTCAACCAAAACCCCCACCTCAACCCCAGCCAGACCTGGAACCTCTCCAAACGCTTCAACCTAGTCAAAAACAACCCCCACTACCTGGCCCACAAAAAAGAGAAGTTCAAAGACGAACTCCTCGGATCGATGACCTTGTTTGAGGTGGGGTAA
- a CDS encoding peptidylprolyl isomerase, which translates to MKKFLFVALASSLFLAACSSNSTESSSSSTSSQATSSSTDTTASSKYAKDLAYAINNPNASFPQLSQEVAENEAAVTIKTSAGDITLKLFPEQAPLAVENFLTHAKEGYYNGVIFHRVINGFMIQGGDPLDNGTGGESIWAGKDDSIDAGRGFKNEPSAFLYNIRGALAMANAGADTNGSQFFINQNPTDASAQLSTSKYPGKIIEAYKSGGNPSLDGGYTVFGQVISGMEIVDLIAAVETGSNDKPTTDVTINSIEIVKDYKFD; encoded by the coding sequence ATGAAAAAATTTTTATTTGTAGCTCTAGCATCCAGTCTGTTTTTGGCTGCTTGCTCCAGCAATTCAACTGAGTCATCTTCCAGCTCCACAAGTAGCCAAGCTACCAGCTCCTCTACTGATACCACAGCTTCCAGCAAGTACGCTAAGGATTTAGCCTACGCCATTAACAATCCAAACGCCAGCTTCCCACAGCTTTCTCAGGAAGTAGCTGAAAACGAAGCTGCTGTAACCATCAAAACGAGTGCAGGGGATATTACCCTCAAACTCTTCCCTGAACAAGCTCCCTTGGCCGTTGAGAACTTCCTAACACATGCCAAGGAAGGCTATTACAACGGTGTCATCTTCCACCGTGTCATCAACGGCTTTATGATTCAAGGCGGCGACCCACTGGACAACGGTACAGGCGGAGAGTCCATTTGGGCTGGAAAGGACGATAGTATCGATGCCGGCCGAGGTTTCAAGAACGAGCCTTCTGCCTTCCTCTACAATATCCGTGGTGCACTCGCCATGGCCAATGCTGGTGCAGATACCAACGGCAGTCAATTTTTCATCAACCAAAATCCGACGGATGCGTCGGCTCAACTCTCAACTAGCAAGTATCCTGGAAAAATTATCGAAGCCTACAAAAGCGGAGGAAACCCAAGCCTAGACGGTGGCTACACTGTCTTTGGTCAAGTCATCTCAGGTATGGAAATCGTAGACCTAATCGCTGCTGTAGAAACGGGCAGCAACGACAAACCAACCACCGATGTCACCATCAACAGCATTGAGATTGTAAAAGACTACAAGTTCGACTAA
- a CDS encoding LacI family DNA-binding transcriptional regulator has translation MEVQKSITMKDVARVAGVSVGTVSRVINNESGIKESTLQKVHAAIKELNYIPDVYARGMKKNRTETVALIIPTVWHPFFGEFAFHVEVELSKRNYKLLLCNISGPKREMDYLTMLQQNKVDGIIAITYSPIDDYLSSNIPFVSIDRTYENKEIACVSSDNQAGAELAADILIERGGSQFAFIGGHNKTINETKKRRIYFEKRIREAGYPCYILDLEEPYDDFTEQVEEFLKTHPQIDAIFTINDFAALDTLSILEKLGRRVPEDVQVVGYDGVQMAEERKIFLSTIRQPLEEMAKEAVACLVDIIEKKERPLQTILPISYVEGKTTKRSK, from the coding sequence ATGGAAGTACAAAAATCAATCACCATGAAGGATGTAGCTAGAGTGGCTGGTGTCAGCGTCGGTACAGTTTCGCGTGTGATAAACAATGAATCAGGTATTAAAGAAAGTACCCTTCAAAAAGTGCATGCAGCCATTAAAGAATTGAACTATATTCCTGATGTTTACGCCCGTGGCATGAAGAAGAATAGGACAGAAACAGTGGCTTTGATTATTCCAACAGTTTGGCATCCTTTTTTTGGAGAATTTGCTTTTCATGTTGAGGTTGAACTCAGCAAACGCAACTACAAGCTGTTGCTTTGTAACATCAGCGGGCCAAAGCGAGAAATGGACTATTTGACCATGCTTCAACAAAACAAGGTGGACGGTATTATCGCCATCACTTACAGCCCCATTGATGATTATCTTTCTTCTAATATCCCCTTTGTTAGCATTGATCGGACTTATGAAAACAAGGAGATCGCCTGCGTTAGTTCAGATAACCAAGCTGGTGCAGAGTTGGCAGCAGATATTTTGATTGAAAGAGGCGGGAGTCAGTTTGCCTTTATTGGTGGGCATAATAAGACCATCAATGAAACGAAAAAACGCAGGATATACTTTGAAAAACGGATTCGTGAGGCAGGTTATCCTTGTTACATTTTAGACTTGGAAGAACCCTACGATGATTTTACAGAGCAAGTGGAGGAATTTTTAAAAACTCATCCTCAGATTGATGCTATTTTTACAATCAATGACTTTGCAGCATTAGATACCCTCTCCATTCTGGAAAAACTGGGAAGAAGGGTGCCAGAAGATGTGCAGGTCGTTGGCTACGATGGGGTTCAAATGGCAGAAGAACGGAAAATTTTTCTTTCTACTATTCGTCAACCATTGGAGGAAATGGCAAAAGAGGCAGTTGCCTGTCTGGTAGATATTATTGAAAAGAAAGAACGTCCTCTTCAAACCATACTGCCGATTTCCTATGTTGAAGGAAAAACAACAAAAAGATCAAAATAG
- a CDS encoding VOC family protein, whose protein sequence is MIESIGQVMLYVNDIEAAAVFWKEKLGFERVEKQLQGPQVSYVLAPKIDSEVQLVLHDKAEVARMNPGMNLDTPSILMTSKDVEATYQAYIANGVTANPVMDLGFMKVFNFCDNEGNYFAVREVK, encoded by the coding sequence GTGATTGAATCAATCGGACAAGTGATGCTCTACGTTAATGACATAGAAGCTGCTGCAGTTTTTTGGAAGGAAAAACTCGGTTTTGAGCGCGTGGAAAAGCAGCTTCAAGGCCCGCAGGTTTCCTATGTTTTGGCTCCAAAGATCGATAGTGAAGTCCAGCTTGTTCTTCATGACAAGGCTGAAGTAGCAAGGATGAATCCGGGGATGAATTTGGATACGCCATCCATCTTGATGACATCTAAAGATGTGGAGGCGACCTATCAAGCCTATATTGCAAATGGTGTAACGGCTAACCCTGTCATGGATTTGGGTTTTATGAAGGTTTTTAATTTCTGTGATAATGAAGGCAATTACTTTGCTGTTCGCGAGGTGAAGTAG